TCCATCCGGCGTCGGTCCGGAAATCGCCATTGCCGCGTGGCAGAGCGCCCGCGGTTCCGGTGCCGCGCCCTTCTATCTTCTCGCCGATCCGGCGCTGATTGCCGCGCGGGCGCGCCGGCTCGGCGCGGCGGTGGCAATCGCCGAGACGGTGCCGGCCCAAGCAGCTGGTGTCTTTCAACACGCCTTGCCCGTGGTGCCGCTGGCGGCCCACTTCACCGACGATCCCGGCCGGCCCGACCCGGCCAATGCCGCCGGCATCATCGAGGCCATCGATCGCGCCGTCGCCGACTGCCTTGCCGGTCACGCGGCCGCGGTCGTCACCTGTCCGATCGCGAAGAAGCCGCTTTACGATGCCGGCTTCGGCTTTCCCGGTCACACCGAATATCTGGCGCATCTGGCCTCGCTCCACACCGGCGGCACGGTGACGCCGGTGATGCTGATCGCCGGCCCCGAATTGCGCACCGTTCCTGTCACCATCCACATCGCGCTGGCCGAGGTGCCGAAGACGCTGACGACGGAGCTGATCGTTGCCATCGCGCGCATCACCGCCGGCGATCTTGCACGCCGTTTCGGCATCGCCAGGCCGAGGCTCGCGCTTGCCGGCCTCAATCCGCATGCCGGCGAAAGCGGCGCCATGGGGACAGAGGACGAGCGCATCATTCGTCCTGCGGTCGACATGTTGCGGGCGCAAGGCATCGATGCCTTCGGGCCGCTGCCGGCCGATACGATGTTTCATGCGCGCGCCCGCGCCGGCTACGACGTGGCGGTCTGCATGTACCATGACCAGGCGTTGATCCCGGCCAAGGCGCTGGCCTTCGACGAGGCCGTCAACGTCACGCTTGGCCTGCCGTTCATCCGCACCTCGCCCGATCACGGCACAGCCTTCGACATCGCCGGCAAGGGCATCGCACGTCCCGACAGCCTGATCGCGGCGCTGAAGCTGGCCCGCCGGCTGGCCGATACCGGCGCAAAGCCCGCAGCTGCATGAGCCAAAAATCATGAGCCCAAATCATGAGCCCAAAATTCATGAGCATTGACGGGCTGCCGCCGCTGCGCGAGGTGATCGAGCGCCATGGACTGCAGGCAAAGAAGGCGCTTGGCCAGAATTTCCTGCTCGACCTCAATTTGACCGGCAAGATCGCGCGGGTCGCCGGCGACCTCAGCGACAGCACGGTGATCGAGGTCGGCCCCGGCCCCGGCGGGCTGACCAGGGCGCTGCTCGCTGCCGGTGCCGGCCGCGTCGTCGCCATCGAGCGCGACGAACGCTGCCTTGCGGCCTTGGCCGAGGTCTCCAACCACTATCCGGGCCGGCTCGAGGTGATCAGCGGCGATGCGCTGAAGACGGATTTTGCCGCTCTTGCCAAGACCGCGTCACAAGACGGCCCGGTGAGGATTGCCGCCAACCTGCCCTACAATATCGGCACCGAGCTGTTGATCCGTTGGCTGACCGTGGCGGACTGGCCACCCTTCTATCAATCGATGACGCTGATGTTCCAGCGCGAGGTGGCCGAGCGCATTGTCGCCGGTGCCGGCAGCGATGCTTATGGCCGGCTCGGCGTGCTGGCGGGCTGGCGGACCGAGGCGAGGATCGCCTTCGAGGTGCCGCCGCAAGCGTTCACGCCGCCACCCAAGGTAACGTCCTCGGTGGTGCATCTGGTGCCGCGCGCCAGCCCTTTGTCAACCGACGTGAAAAAACTCGGTCGCGTCACCGAAGCCGCTTTCGGCCAGCGCCGGAAAATGCTGCGGCAGAGCGTGAAGAGCCTGGGTGGCGAGGCACTGCTGACGCGCGCCGGCATCGATCCGACCCGGCGTGCGGAGACGCTCAGCGTCGAGGAATTCGTGCGGCTGACAAACGCGGTTTGACCGGCGGCGCTAGCGCCGCCTAGCAATCGTCATTCAAACGCATTACATTGACGTCGAAGGAGATTGCCATGCCAGCAAATGCACTGGTCCAGACGCGTATCGACGCCGACATCCGGGATCGAGCTTCGGCGGTGCTCGAAAGCATGGGGCTGACGGTCTCGGATGCGGTGCGGATATTGCTCACCCGAACCGCCAACGAGGGTGCGCTGCCCATCGATCTCGTCACAAACAACGAGGCGTATGATTTATGGTTTCGCGCCAAGGTTCGCGAAGCGCTCGACGACACCCGACAAGACATTCCTGATGATCAAGTCGAGGCGCATTTTGCCGAGAGACGCGCTGCGGCGCGGCGTTCGGGTGAACCTAAATCTTGAAGATCGTCTGGTCGCCATTCGCGCTTTCAGATCGCGACGGCATCTTCGCGCATATCGAGGCCGACAATCCTGCGGCCGCGATCGCCACCGATGAGCGGATCGTCGCCGCAATCAACCGTCTTCGGGACCTTCCCCAAAGCGGCCGGATCGGCGGGCTTGCAGGGACACGAGAGAGCGTCATCGTCGGCACGCCATATGTCGCGGCCTATCAGCTGACCAACAGCACGATTCGAATCCTGCGCGTGCTTCACGGAGCGCAGCGTTGGCCGGACGATCTGCCAGGCAGCTGATGCGGCTAATTTAGATTGCCAGCGGTGGACGAGCTATTCCGTCTTCTCGTCCAGCAACCCCGAGACGAAATCGAACAGCCCGGGCCGGCGGTCGCGCCGCAGCCTTTCCGCCGTCACGATGCCACGCACTTCGGCGAAGGCGCGGTCGAGATCGTCGTTGACGATGACAAAGTCATATTCCTTCCAGTGCTCGATCTCGTTGCGGGCGTTCTTCAGCCTGGTCTCGATCACGTGCTCCTGGTCCTCGGCGCGGCGCTTGAGGCGCGACTTCAATTCCTTCATCGACGGCGGCAGGATGAAGATCGAGACGATGTCGGCGCGCATCTTCTCCTTGAGCTGCTGGGCGCCTTGCCAGTCGATGTCGAAGAGCATGTCACGGCCCTGCGCCAGCGCCAGTTCGGCCGGCTCGCGCGGCGTCGCGTAGCAATTGCCGTGCACCTCGGCCCATTCGAGCAACGCGTCGGAATCGCGCAGCCGCTCGAACTCGCGCGTGGTGCGGAAGTGATAGTGGACGCCCTCGATCTCCGAGCCGCGGCGTGGCCTGGTGGTGACCGAGACCGATAATTCCAGGCTGCCGTCGCTTTCCAGCAGGTTGCGCGCGATCGTCGACTTGCCGGCGCCCGACGGCGACGACAGGACCAGCATCAGCCCGCGGCGGCGAATGCGGGATCCGAGATCCCTGGCAACCATCGGCTCCTTGGCACCCATTCGGGTTTACTCCAGATTCTGGACCTGTTCGCGAAACTGGTCGACCACCGCCTTGAGTTCCAGCCCGATGGCGGTGACAGTGGCGGCGTTTGACTTGGAACACAGCGTATTCGATTCGCGGTTGAATTCCTGCGCCAGAAAATCGAGCTTGCGGCCGATGGCGCCGCCATTTGCCAGCAGCGCTCTGCCCGACGCCACATGCGTCTTCAGCCGATCGATCTCTTCACGGATATCGGCCTTGGTGGCCAGGAACGCCGCTTCCATGTGCAGCCGGCCGGCATCGAGATTGGCCGACGCATCCATCAGCAGCCGCACCTGTTCGGCGATCCGCTCGCGGATCGCCGCCGGTTCGCGCGACGGGTCGGCCTCGGCTTGAAGCGTCAGCGCCTCAATGGCGTCGATATGGCCGGAAAGCAGCGAACGCAGCGCTTCGCCCTCGCTCTGGCGTGCCTGCTCGAGACCTGTAAGCGCCGTTTCCAGCGCCGACAGGATTGACGCGTCGAGTGCTGCCCGCACCTCCTCGGTTTCGCTGGTTTCAGGGATATCGAGCACGCCGC
This region of Mesorhizobium sp. C432A genomic DNA includes:
- the pdxA gene encoding 4-hydroxythreonine-4-phosphate dehydrogenase PdxA, whose amino-acid sequence is MRETELPLALSVGDPSGVGPEIAIAAWQSARGSGAAPFYLLADPALIAARARRLGAAVAIAETVPAQAAGVFQHALPVVPLAAHFTDDPGRPDPANAAGIIEAIDRAVADCLAGHAAAVVTCPIAKKPLYDAGFGFPGHTEYLAHLASLHTGGTVTPVMLIAGPELRTVPVTIHIALAEVPKTLTTELIVAIARITAGDLARRFGIARPRLALAGLNPHAGESGAMGTEDERIIRPAVDMLRAQGIDAFGPLPADTMFHARARAGYDVAVCMYHDQALIPAKALAFDEAVNVTLGLPFIRTSPDHGTAFDIAGKGIARPDSLIAALKLARRLADTGAKPAAA
- the rsmA gene encoding 16S rRNA (adenine(1518)-N(6)/adenine(1519)-N(6))-dimethyltransferase RsmA, with product MSIDGLPPLREVIERHGLQAKKALGQNFLLDLNLTGKIARVAGDLSDSTVIEVGPGPGGLTRALLAAGAGRVVAIERDERCLAALAEVSNHYPGRLEVISGDALKTDFAALAKTASQDGPVRIAANLPYNIGTELLIRWLTVADWPPFYQSMTLMFQREVAERIVAGAGSDAYGRLGVLAGWRTEARIAFEVPPQAFTPPPKVTSSVVHLVPRASPLSTDVKKLGRVTEAAFGQRRKMLRQSVKSLGGEALLTRAGIDPTRRAETLSVEEFVRLTNAV
- a CDS encoding type II toxin-antitoxin system RelB/DinJ family antitoxin, giving the protein MPANALVQTRIDADIRDRASAVLESMGLTVSDAVRILLTRTANEGALPIDLVTNNEAYDLWFRAKVREALDDTRQDIPDDQVEAHFAERRAAARRSGEPKS
- a CDS encoding type II toxin-antitoxin system RelE/ParE family toxin — protein: MKIVWSPFALSDRDGIFAHIEADNPAAAIATDERIVAAINRLRDLPQSGRIGGLAGTRESVIVGTPYVAAYQLTNSTIRILRVLHGAQRWPDDLPGS
- the gmk gene encoding guanylate kinase, whose protein sequence is MGAKEPMVARDLGSRIRRRGLMLVLSSPSGAGKSTIARNLLESDGSLELSVSVTTRPRRGSEIEGVHYHFRTTREFERLRDSDALLEWAEVHGNCYATPREPAELALAQGRDMLFDIDWQGAQQLKEKMRADIVSIFILPPSMKELKSRLKRRAEDQEHVIETRLKNARNEIEHWKEYDFVIVNDDLDRAFAEVRGIVTAERLRRDRRPGLFDFVSGLLDEKTE
- a CDS encoding YicC/YloC family endoribonuclease, which codes for MNLQSMTGFARTVAEHDGASIAWEVKSVNGKSVEVRLRLPQGFERLEPTVRQTLQKRFSRGNFQATLTVGRAAGQQAQPVVNEAFLRDLAGLAKRLQDQFGVGPATADGLLSLRGVLDIPETSETEEVRAALDASILSALETALTGLEQARQSEGEALRSLLSGHIDAIEALTLQAEADPSREPAAIRERIAEQVRLLMDASANLDAGRLHMEAAFLATKADIREEIDRLKTHVASGRALLANGGAIGRKLDFLAQEFNRESNTLCSKSNAATVTAIGLELKAVVDQFREQVQNLE